From a single Pasteurella atlantica genomic region:
- a CDS encoding DUF2853 family protein: MSKLDEKFELYRKTLVEKCNVTPDEELLKGVIKAMGPSIYNADGEIVAMSDKDEVTTLKENFVKKKLGLTDDVEVEKVVDKAFDTIGRSNPRKYRAVVCYLMVVALGKEALFK; the protein is encoded by the coding sequence ATGAGTAAATTAGACGAAAAATTCGAACTATACCGCAAAACATTAGTTGAAAAATGTAATGTAACACCTGATGAAGAATTGCTAAAAGGCGTGATCAAAGCAATGGGACCTTCAATCTACAACGCTGATGGCGAAATCGTAGCAATGAGCGACAAAGATGAAGTAACAACTTTAAAAGAAAATTTTGTTAAGAAAAAATTAGGTTTAACTGATGATGTTGAAGTTGAAAAAGTCGTTGATAAAGCTTTTGATACTATCGGTCGTTCAAACCCAAGAAAATATCGTGCAGTAGTATGTTATTTGATGGTGGTTGCATTAGGTAAAGAAGCATTATTTAAGTAA
- a CDS encoding aminotransferase class IV family protein, translated as MCQFPLFETLSIVDGKIQNLKYHQQRVDYAIKYYFNSKQAVRFFSEFTIPNKFQQGQVRCRIDYNATDFNCRFSFYTPKKIDSFQCVYTQNLDYQFKYANREKLDNLKRQNSDEVIIINNGFVTDCTIGNLIFLKQNQWYSSNHYLLKGTQLSYLVDQQKVQLIDIPVEKIAEFEKIMMINALNPFDENNTMTINCIKI; from the coding sequence ATGTGCCAATTTCCTCTCTTTGAAACACTTTCCATTGTAGATGGAAAGATCCAAAATCTTAAATATCATCAGCAACGTGTTGATTATGCAATAAAATATTATTTTAACAGCAAACAAGCGGTGAGATTTTTTTCAGAATTTACAATTCCTAATAAGTTTCAACAAGGGCAAGTACGTTGTCGTATTGATTATAATGCGACAGATTTTAATTGCCGATTTTCTTTCTATACACCTAAAAAAATTGACTCTTTTCAATGTGTTTACACACAAAATTTAGATTATCAATTTAAATATGCTAATCGTGAAAAATTAGACAATTTAAAAAGACAAAATAGTGATGAAGTGATTATTATCAATAACGGCTTTGTGACGGATTGCACTATTGGAAATTTGATTTTTCTAAAACAAAATCAATGGTATAGCTCAAATCATTATTTATTAAAAGGAACGCAACTAAGTTATTTAGTGGATCAACAAAAAGTACAACTTATTGATATTCCAGTTGAAAAAATAGCTGAATTTGAAAAAATTATGATGATCAATGCACTTAATCCATTTGATGAAAATAATACGATGACTATAAACTGTATTAAAATTTAA
- the mukF gene encoding chromosome partition protein MukF produces MQNELAQTLPELIDWTKSREFSLSLSTERLAFLLAISIYNNEQSLDGEMLESDLVDLFRYVSTSFEQAENTLIQRANNAINDLVKQRFLNRFSSDFTEGLSIYRLTPLGVGVADYYVRQREFSTLRLSIQLSIVADEIERASNAAEENGDERFWRSQVFAPLKYSVAEIFDSIDLSQRAMDENQQQIRDRIAQLLSQNWHEAISSCEQLLDETSVSLRELQDTLNAAGDKLQSQLLRIQSCLIGRNDLDFVDSLIVNLQNKLDRIISWGQQSIDLWIGYDRHVHKFIRTAIDMDKNRVFGQRLRKSIQGYFDDPWMLYFAKAESMLDLRDDELAFNEADAVGELPTELEYESLSDVQEQIIELMQAHLMPYREQGKRLDLSEILRDQLAKYPESRHFDVARIIVDQAVKLGMASEDRQAVYPQWQAINNQGAEVQANIIDEYKN; encoded by the coding sequence ATGCAAAATGAATTGGCACAGACACTTCCAGAACTGATTGATTGGACAAAATCACGAGAATTTTCACTTTCGTTATCAACAGAACGATTAGCCTTTCTTTTGGCGATTTCTATTTATAATAATGAACAGTCATTAGATGGTGAAATGCTTGAAAGTGATTTGGTTGATTTATTTCGTTATGTCTCTACCAGTTTTGAACAAGCAGAAAACACGCTGATACAACGTGCCAATAATGCAATCAATGATTTAGTTAAACAACGCTTTTTAAACCGTTTTAGTAGTGATTTTACGGAAGGATTATCTATTTATCGCTTAACGCCCTTAGGTGTTGGTGTCGCAGATTATTATGTACGTCAAAGAGAATTTTCAACTTTACGCTTATCTATCCAGCTTTCTATTGTTGCGGATGAAATAGAGCGAGCTTCAAATGCAGCAGAAGAAAATGGTGATGAACGTTTTTGGCGTAGTCAGGTTTTTGCACCTTTAAAATATTCTGTTGCTGAAATTTTTGATAGTATCGATCTTTCACAGCGGGCAATGGACGAAAATCAGCAACAAATTCGTGATCGTATCGCACAATTATTAAGTCAAAATTGGCACGAGGCGATTTCAAGTTGTGAACAACTGTTAGACGAAACATCGGTTAGCTTGCGAGAATTACAAGATACACTCAATGCCGCAGGGGATAAATTACAATCTCAGTTATTACGTATTCAAAGCTGTTTAATCGGACGAAATGATTTAGATTTTGTGGATAGCTTAATTGTCAATTTACAAAATAAATTAGACCGCATTATTAGTTGGGGACAGCAATCTATCGATCTTTGGATCGGTTACGATCGCCACGTGCATAAATTTATCCGAACAGCGATTGATATGGATAAAAATCGTGTGTTTGGGCAACGTTTACGCAAATCTATTCAAGGCTATTTTGATGATCCGTGGATGTTATATTTTGCCAAAGCAGAATCAATGCTCGATCTACGTGATGACGAACTCGCCTTTAATGAAGCGGATGCTGTAGGTGAATTACCAACAGAATTAGAATATGAATCGCTGTCTGACGTACAAGAGCAAATTATTGAACTAATGCAAGCTCACTTAATGCCTTATCGAGAGCAAGGTAAGCGGTTAGATTTAAGTGAGATTTTACGAGATCAATTGGCTAAATACCCAGAAAGCCGTCATTTTGATGTGGCTCGAATTATTGTGGATCAAGCGGTTAAATTAGGTATGGCAAGCGAAGACAGACAAGCCGTTTACCCACAATGGCAAGCCATCAACAATCAAGGTGCAGAAGTGCAAGCGAATATAATTGATGAATATAAAAATTAG
- a CDS encoding ABC transporter ATP-binding protein, translating into MALLNLSNACLGFGDQPLLDHSELHIEPNERVCLVGRNGAGKSTLMKVLAGEIKLDDGSLIVEKGIVIARLEQDPPRHIQDTVFDYVAEGVAHLADLLKEYHHILTQMQTDYSDQLMNELSQVQAKLEHSDGWRFENKIQDTLKILELNPDMRLCELSGGWVRRAALARALVADPDILLLDEPTNHLDIEAIAWLENLLLEFKGSIIFISHDRSFIRKMATRIVDLDRGKLISYSGNYDTYLETKEEDLRVEALQNDLFDKKLAQEEVWIRQGIKARRTRNEGRVRALKSLRQERQQRREVQGNVKVTVDNRIRSGKIVFEMENVSYSVEDKLLLKDFSTVIQRGDKIALVGANGCGKTTFIKLLLDQLQPTSGTVHCGTKLDVAYFDQHRAELDLEKTVMDNVADGKQDVEVNGVKRHILGYLQDFLFPPQRARTPVKALSGGEKNRLLLAKLLLKPNNLLILDEPTNDLDVETLELLEEMLTNYQGTLIIVSHDRQFIDNTATECYFFEGNGVVNKYVGGYFDAKQQQDNVFATYEKSQKTVKKTPLTTEPKEVKQAVTSTPKNVKKVKLSYKENLELEGLPQKMEQLEAEIETLQQEVNSAEFFVKEASYTNAQLQKLADKEQELEQAFERWEELEKMRNGI; encoded by the coding sequence ATGGCTTTATTAAATCTCTCTAATGCGTGCTTAGGTTTTGGTGATCAACCTTTATTAGATCACAGTGAATTACATATTGAACCAAACGAACGAGTATGTTTGGTTGGAAGAAATGGTGCGGGTAAATCCACCTTAATGAAAGTACTTGCGGGTGAAATAAAACTGGATGATGGTTCATTAATTGTTGAAAAAGGGATTGTTATTGCGAGGTTGGAACAAGATCCACCACGTCATATTCAAGATACTGTGTTTGACTATGTCGCAGAAGGTGTGGCTCATTTGGCGGATTTATTAAAAGAATATCATCATATCCTCACTCAAATGCAAACGGACTATTCTGACCAGCTGATGAATGAATTATCACAGGTGCAGGCTAAATTAGAACACAGTGATGGATGGCGATTTGAAAATAAAATTCAAGATACTTTAAAAATATTAGAGCTAAATCCTGATATGCGTTTATGTGAGCTTTCGGGTGGTTGGGTACGTCGTGCTGCTTTAGCTCGTGCATTAGTTGCAGATCCAGATATTTTATTATTAGACGAACCAACCAACCATTTGGATATTGAAGCGATTGCGTGGTTAGAAAATCTGCTACTCGAATTTAAAGGCAGTATTATTTTTATTTCCCACGACCGTAGTTTTATTCGTAAAATGGCAACACGAATTGTGGATCTGGATCGTGGTAAATTGATCTCTTATTCTGGAAATTATGATACTTATCTTGAAACCAAAGAAGAAGACCTTCGAGTTGAAGCCCTTCAAAATGATCTATTTGATAAAAAACTCGCTCAAGAAGAAGTTTGGATCCGTCAAGGGATTAAAGCAAGACGTACTCGTAATGAAGGACGTGTTAGAGCATTAAAATCATTACGTCAAGAAAGACAACAACGTCGAGAAGTACAAGGTAATGTAAAAGTCACCGTTGATAATCGTATCCGTTCAGGAAAAATTGTCTTTGAAATGGAAAATGTGAGTTATAGTGTTGAAGACAAACTTTTATTAAAAGATTTCAGCACCGTTATTCAGCGTGGTGACAAGATTGCCTTAGTGGGTGCAAATGGTTGTGGTAAAACCACTTTTATCAAATTATTACTTGATCAACTCCAACCAACATCTGGTACGGTACATTGTGGCACTAAATTAGACGTCGCTTATTTTGACCAACACCGTGCGGAATTAGACTTAGAAAAAACCGTAATGGATAATGTCGCAGACGGTAAACAAGACGTGGAAGTGAATGGTGTAAAACGCCATATTTTAGGCTATTTGCAAGACTTCCTATTCCCACCACAACGTGCCAGAACACCAGTTAAAGCATTATCAGGGGGCGAGAAAAACCGTCTATTATTAGCAAAATTATTATTAAAACCCAATAATTTACTGATTCTGGATGAGCCTACCAATGACCTTGATGTGGAAACCTTGGAGCTTTTGGAAGAAATGCTGACTAATTATCAAGGTACATTAATTATCGTGAGCCACGATCGTCAATTTATTGATAACACCGCAACGGAGTGCTATTTCTTTGAAGGTAATGGCGTGGTAAATAAATATGTGGGTGGTTATTTTGATGCAAAACAGCAACAAGATAATGTATTTGCAACCTATGAAAAATCACAAAAAACAGTTAAGAAGACACCGCTTACGACAGAGCCAAAAGAAGTAAAACAAGCGGTCACATCCACACCAAAAAATGTAAAAAAAGTAAAACTTTCTTACAAAGAAAATTTAGAACTTGAAGGTTTACCACAAAAAATGGAACAGCTTGAAGCCGAGATAGAAACCTTACAACAAGAAGTAAACTCAGCTGAATTTTTTGTAAAAGAAGCAAGCTATACTAATGCTCAGTTACAAAAATTAGCCGACAAAGAGCAAGAGCTAGAACAAGCTTTTGAGCGTTGGGAAGAGTTGGAAAAAATGAGGAATGGGATTTAA
- a CDS encoding IS630 family transposase, translating into MPLNDWVLAIKKTLKHPKANEDARIKFQEKMNDFSKQGKTIIYLDESGFAKDMPRTHGYCRKGQRCYGHQDWHAKGRINVIGAIIGFTFLTVSLFEGNINSDTFYAWLKQDLLPKVKPDSVLVMDNATFHKRQDMITAIQDKGVILEFLPPYSPDLNPIEKKWAQAKSIRKKLRCDDINFLFQEYFNYVKL; encoded by the coding sequence TTGCCCTTAAACGATTGGGTATTAGCTATAAAAAAAACACTAAAACATCCCAAAGCAAACGAAGATGCTCGTATCAAATTTCAGGAAAAAATGAATGATTTTTCTAAGCAAGGAAAAACAATTATTTACTTAGATGAAAGTGGCTTTGCAAAAGATATGCCTAGAACACATGGCTATTGTAGGAAAGGACAGCGATGTTATGGACATCAAGATTGGCATGCAAAAGGGCGAATTAATGTGATTGGTGCAATTATAGGTTTTACTTTTCTAACGGTATCCTTATTTGAAGGCAATATTAATTCAGACACGTTTTATGCTTGGCTAAAACAGGATTTATTACCTAAGGTGAAGCCTGATTCTGTTTTAGTGATGGATAATGCGACGTTTCATAAACGTCAGGATATGATAACAGCTATCCAAGATAAAGGTGTCATTTTAGAATTTCTTCCACCTTATAGTCCTGACTTGAATCCCATTGAAAAAAAGTGGGCTCAAGCCAAGTCTATTAGGAAGAAGTTAAGATGTGATGATATTAACTTTTTATTTCAGGAATATTTTAACTATGTCAAATTATAA
- a CDS encoding IS630 transposase-related protein, which produces MSYSLDFRRKVFEIKAKKGLTFEETSQYFNIGIRTLFRWKKKIEPCTTRNKPATKIDMDALLKDVELYPDAYQYERAERFGVTQRAIGFALKRLGISYKKNTKTSQSKRRCSYQISGKNE; this is translated from the coding sequence ATGAGCTATTCATTAGATTTCCGCCGAAAAGTATTTGAAATAAAGGCGAAGAAAGGTTTAACCTTTGAAGAAACAAGTCAATATTTTAATATTGGTATCAGAACGTTGTTCCGTTGGAAAAAGAAAATTGAGCCTTGTACAACTCGTAATAAGCCTGCAACAAAGATTGATATGGACGCATTACTCAAAGATGTTGAGTTATATCCTGATGCTTATCAGTATGAAAGAGCGGAACGTTTTGGTGTAACTCAAAGGGCAATTGGTTTTGCCCTTAAACGATTGGGTATTAGCTATAAAAAAAACACTAAAACATCCCAAAGCAAACGAAGATGCTCGTATCAAATTTCAGGAAAAAATGAATGA
- a CDS encoding isochorismate synthase, whose translation MTLFNQLKNQLKIQLDQIIEHKNVNNGLIILHAEQSCSIENKSLLSWLKAQNSYPKYYWQNRINTLTLTAIGSVKSFNNIQQAQQFSHKNHCTLVGGIPFSGEACFILPRLLLAKKEQKVTACLVIDGNHLIQEKTIIDTLFENFEQFAELEKIQCNLLKSMPYTNFEQWSKNIQNAIQHIEKGTFNKVVLANATDFICENSISAYDLLALSQQKNKHCFHFLWQETNEKAFMGSSPERLYKREQQQFYTEALAGTVAVTDHQKQTKENARWLLCDPKNNLENQYVVDDISENLNAYSHHITIGEPHLKRLPNVQHLRRLIEMELKENISDTECLQQIHPTAAVAGYPRNTAIPFILQTENFERNWYSGTLGFLNTEQAEFCVTLRSALIQQNKITVYAGAGIMRNSTPESEWQEIQHKALAMIKLLK comes from the coding sequence ATGACATTATTTAACCAATTAAAAAATCAACTTAAAATTCAATTAGATCAAATTATCGAACATAAAAATGTCAATAATGGATTAATAATACTCCACGCTGAGCAATCTTGTTCTATTGAGAATAAATCACTATTAAGTTGGCTAAAAGCACAAAATAGCTACCCTAAGTACTATTGGCAAAATCGTATTAATACATTGACTTTAACGGCTATTGGTTCCGTAAAATCTTTTAATAATATTCAACAAGCACAACAATTTAGCCACAAAAATCACTGCACTCTTGTTGGTGGAATACCCTTTTCAGGGGAAGCTTGTTTTATTCTACCTCGTTTACTACTTGCAAAAAAAGAACAAAAAGTCACCGCTTGCTTAGTGATTGATGGTAATCATTTAATACAAGAAAAAACAATTATCGACACTCTTTTTGAAAATTTTGAACAATTCGCTGAATTAGAAAAAATACAATGTAATCTATTAAAAAGTATGCCCTATACCAATTTTGAACAATGGTCTAAAAATATTCAAAATGCCATTCAACATATTGAAAAAGGAACATTTAACAAAGTTGTATTAGCTAATGCCACTGATTTTATTTGTGAAAATTCTATCTCTGCCTACGATCTTTTAGCATTGAGTCAACAGAAAAATAAACATTGTTTCCATTTCTTATGGCAAGAAACGAATGAAAAAGCCTTTATGGGATCTAGTCCTGAACGACTTTATAAAAGAGAACAACAACAATTTTATACAGAAGCACTAGCTGGGACTGTTGCAGTTACAGATCACCAAAAACAGACCAAAGAAAATGCAAGATGGTTATTATGCGACCCTAAAAATAATTTGGAAAATCAATATGTTGTTGATGATATTAGTGAAAACTTAAACGCTTATTCTCATCATATCACTATTGGTGAACCACATCTCAAACGTTTACCAAATGTTCAACACCTTCGTCGCTTAATTGAAATGGAATTAAAAGAAAATATCAGTGATACTGAATGTTTACAACAAATTCACCCAACCGCCGCAGTGGCTGGATATCCTAGAAATACCGCTATCCCTTTTATTCTCCAAACTGAAAATTTTGAACGAAATTGGTACTCTGGCACACTTGGATTTTTAAATACTGAACAAGCCGAATTTTGTGTTACATTACGTTCTGCTCTTATTCAACAAAACAAAATAACCGTCTATGCTGGAGCAGGAATTATGAGAAATTCTACCCCTGAATCGGAATGGCAAGAAATTCAGCATAAAGCGTTAGCGATGATTAAATTATTAAAATAA
- a CDS encoding Fe(3+) ABC transporter substrate-binding protein — translation MKKILSTCALALPIVLSTSAFAKNEVNVYSYRQPHLINPMLKQFEKDTGIKVNVLFSGKGLIKRIQEEKDLSPADVLLTVDISRVMELVDSGFAQKVKSKVLEKNIPYQFRDSDGDWFALTTRARAIYTSKDRVGKLPAGFDYIDLAKPEYKGKICIRSGKNAYNVSLFASLIEHYGVDVTRGFLKGLKANLARKPQGNDRAQIKGIAAGECDYAIANSYYFGKMLTDEKQKAQAEKAIINFPTGKYGTHLNISGMALSKYAPNKENAIKLMEYLSKNTAQKLYAELNHEFPVKNGVKRSKLVASWGEFTADKLQLEKIAEHYKQALQLVDEVQFDIEK, via the coding sequence ATGAAAAAAATTTTATCAACTTGTGCTTTAGCACTACCAATCGTTTTATCTACTTCTGCATTTGCAAAAAATGAAGTGAATGTTTATTCATATCGTCAGCCTCACTTAATTAACCCAATGCTTAAACAGTTTGAAAAAGACACTGGAATTAAAGTAAACGTGCTTTTCTCTGGTAAAGGTTTAATTAAGCGTATTCAAGAAGAAAAAGATCTTAGCCCTGCAGATGTGTTATTGACAGTAGATATTTCTCGTGTAATGGAATTAGTAGACTCTGGTTTTGCACAAAAAGTTAAATCTAAAGTTCTAGAAAAAAATATTCCATATCAATTCCGTGATTCAGATGGTGATTGGTTTGCATTAACCACTCGTGCAAGAGCAATTTATACCTCAAAAGATCGTGTAGGAAAATTACCTGCTGGCTTTGATTATATTGATTTAGCAAAACCTGAATATAAAGGTAAAATTTGTATCCGTTCTGGTAAAAATGCTTACAATGTATCACTCTTTGCCTCTTTAATTGAGCATTATGGCGTTGATGTTACTCGTGGTTTCTTGAAAGGCTTAAAAGCAAATCTTGCTCGTAAACCACAAGGTAATGACCGAGCTCAAATCAAAGGGATCGCAGCAGGTGAATGTGATTATGCCATCGCAAATAGCTACTACTTTGGCAAAATGCTTACAGATGAAAAACAAAAAGCACAAGCGGAAAAAGCCATTATCAATTTCCCTACAGGAAAATATGGTACTCACTTAAATATTAGTGGTATGGCATTGAGCAAATATGCACCAAATAAAGAAAATGCAATTAAATTAATGGAGTATTTATCTAAAAATACTGCACAAAAATTGTATGCTGAATTAAACCACGAATTCCCTGTGAAAAATGGTGTTAAACGTTCTAAATTAGTAGCAAGTTGGGGTGAGTTCACCGCTGATAAACTTCAATTAGAAAAAATTGCAGAGCATTATAAACAAGCTCTTCAATTAGTGGATGAAGTACAATTTGATATTGAAAAATAG
- a CDS encoding pyridoxal phosphate-dependent aminotransferase, producing the protein MKSFPKSSKLDNVCYDIRGPVHKEAMRLEEEGHKLLKLNIGNPAPFGFEAPDEVLVDIIHNLPTAQGYGDSKGLYSARKAIVQYYQSKGLLDIDVNDVYIGNGVSELITISMQALLNEGDEILIPMPDYPLWTAAATLSGGNVKHYLCDEENDWFPDIADIKSKITEKTKAIVVINPNNPTGVVYSREILLEIAQVAREHNLIVFADEIYDKILYDDAVHYHIAALAPDLFTITLNGLSKAYRVAGFRQGWMVLSGGAKYQAEGYIEGLDMLSSMRLCANTPMQHGIQTALGGYQSINEFIIPGGRLLEQRDVAYNLVTQIPGISCVKPKGAMYLFPKIDTEMYNIKDDQKFVLDLLKQEKVLLVQGTGFNWHKPDHFRIVTLPYVYQLEEAIGRLERFLKTYRQS; encoded by the coding sequence ATGAAAAGTTTTCCAAAATCCAGCAAGTTAGATAATGTTTGTTATGACATTCGAGGTCCTGTCCATAAAGAAGCAATGCGATTGGAAGAGGAAGGGCATAAATTACTTAAATTAAATATTGGCAATCCTGCACCATTTGGTTTTGAAGCCCCTGATGAAGTATTGGTTGACATTATTCATAACTTACCGACAGCACAGGGTTATGGTGATTCAAAAGGCTTATATTCAGCTCGAAAGGCCATTGTGCAATATTATCAATCTAAAGGATTATTAGATATTGATGTCAATGATGTCTATATTGGTAATGGTGTATCTGAATTGATCACAATATCAATGCAAGCATTATTAAATGAAGGCGATGAAATCCTTATTCCAATGCCTGATTATCCTCTTTGGACGGCTGCTGCCACTCTTTCAGGGGGTAACGTTAAACATTATTTGTGTGATGAAGAGAATGATTGGTTTCCAGATATTGCAGATATTAAATCTAAAATTACCGAGAAAACCAAAGCCATTGTGGTGATTAATCCTAATAATCCGACTGGTGTGGTGTATAGCCGTGAGATTTTATTAGAAATAGCACAAGTGGCACGTGAGCATAACTTGATTGTATTTGCCGATGAAATTTATGACAAAATTCTATATGACGATGCTGTTCATTATCATATCGCTGCATTAGCCCCTGATCTTTTCACAATTACCTTAAATGGCTTGTCAAAGGCATATCGAGTCGCAGGATTTCGTCAAGGTTGGATGGTATTAAGTGGTGGAGCAAAATATCAAGCAGAAGGCTATATTGAAGGATTAGATATGCTTTCTTCTATGCGTTTATGTGCCAACACGCCAATGCAACACGGTATTCAAACTGCACTAGGTGGTTATCAAAGTATTAATGAATTTATTATTCCAGGTGGGCGTTTATTAGAACAACGTGATGTGGCATATAATTTAGTAACTCAAATACCGGGAATCAGCTGTGTTAAGCCAAAGGGTGCAATGTATTTATTCCCTAAAATTGATACCGAAATGTACAATATTAAAGATGATCAGAAATTTGTATTGGATTTATTAAAGCAAGAAAAAGTACTTCTAGTACAAGGTACAGGTTTCAATTGGCATAAACCTGACCATTTCCGTATTGTAACCTTGCCTTATGTGTATCAATTAGAAGAAGCGATTGGACGATTAGAGCGATTTTTGAAAACTTATCGTCAGTCGTAA
- the menC gene encoding o-succinylbenzoate synthase translates to MQFKLYRYHLPITTELILRGQTLNIRQGLIVQLTKKGKVGIGEIAPLPSFSVETLPQAEKQVREVLKRLHYNQNLQLEKCYPSVAFGLSCAFAELNNELSTEKIKTQTAPLFKGNKTEFITQLAQMETKIAKVKIAIQPPEREAEAINQLLVEIPNLTLRLDANRKWDWQQAVTFGKKFAKCHRSRLEFIEDPCQTATLSQQFAEKFQLPIAWDETSREPDFFVKKQPNVTAIIIKPTLTGSLEKCKKLVEQTHQQGLQAVISSSIESSLGLSQLAHFSSQYTPNSIAGLDTLNLMQQQLVRPFGSSTLPLVNLNSEFVEELVITI, encoded by the coding sequence ATGCAATTTAAACTTTATCGCTACCATTTACCCATTACAACAGAGCTTATATTAAGAGGTCAAACACTTAATATACGGCAGGGATTGATTGTGCAATTAACAAAAAAAGGAAAAGTAGGTATAGGTGAAATTGCACCTTTGCCTTCTTTTAGTGTAGAAACACTACCGCAAGCAGAAAAGCAAGTTAGAGAAGTTTTGAAGCGGTTACATTATAATCAAAATTTGCAGTTAGAGAAATGCTACCCTAGTGTTGCCTTTGGATTAAGTTGTGCATTTGCAGAGTTAAATAATGAGCTAAGCACAGAAAAAATAAAGACACAAACCGCCCCCTTATTTAAAGGAAATAAAACAGAATTTATTACTCAGCTTGCTCAGATGGAAACCAAAATAGCGAAAGTAAAAATTGCTATTCAGCCACCAGAACGAGAAGCAGAGGCAATTAATCAACTTCTTGTAGAAATACCAAATTTAACTCTACGCTTAGATGCAAACCGTAAATGGGATTGGCAACAAGCGGTCACATTTGGTAAAAAATTTGCAAAATGTCACCGCTCAAGATTGGAATTTATTGAAGACCCCTGCCAAACAGCAACACTTTCACAACAATTTGCGGAGAAATTTCAACTCCCTATTGCGTGGGATGAAACTTCACGAGAACCTGATTTTTTTGTAAAAAAACAACCTAATGTAACCGCTATAATTATTAAACCGACCTTAACAGGTTCACTTGAGAAATGTAAAAAACTGGTTGAACAAACACATCAACAAGGTTTGCAGGCAGTGATTAGTTCAAGTATTGAATCTAGTCTTGGGCTTTCTCAATTGGCTCATTTTTCCTCTCAATATACGCCAAATTCTATTGCAGGTTTAGATACGTTGAACTTAATGCAACAGCAACTTGTAAGACCCTTTGGAAGTTCTACATTACCTTTAGTCAATCTCAATAGTGAATTTGTTGAAGAGTTAGTTATTACTATATAA
- a CDS encoding aminodeoxychorismate synthase component I — MQNFIQIANQLGKQKVPFLFIIDFEQQKPLIVPITEVDTSGMMFEFFCKNNLNKKPIITKPFEFSFIPMEYAKYKKGFELVKNHIQAGNSYLLNLTYPTQINTNYNLEELFFSAKAKYKLLLKEQFVCFSPETFVRIENNKIYSYPMKGTINANLPNAKHTLLNCKKEIAEHNTIVDLIRNDLSIVAKNIEVTKYRYLEKLNTYKGAIYQTSSEICGELSTNWQNEIGTILAKLLPAGSVSGAPKEKTVQIIQQAEKQSRGYYTGVFGYFDGEYLDSAVAIRYIEKQGTKLIFRSGGGITSQSNIDDEYNEILEKIYVPISSL, encoded by the coding sequence ATGCAAAATTTTATTCAAATAGCAAATCAACTTGGTAAACAAAAAGTTCCTTTTTTGTTTATTATTGATTTTGAACAACAAAAACCATTAATAGTACCTATTACAGAGGTTGATACAAGCGGTATGATGTTTGAGTTTTTTTGCAAAAATAACCTAAATAAGAAACCAATCATTACTAAACCTTTTGAATTTTCATTTATTCCGATGGAATATGCAAAGTATAAAAAAGGGTTTGAATTGGTTAAAAATCATATTCAAGCAGGTAACAGCTATTTACTTAATTTAACCTATCCTACACAAATCAATACAAATTATAATTTAGAAGAACTATTTTTTTCTGCAAAAGCAAAATATAAATTGTTACTTAAAGAACAGTTTGTCTGTTTTTCACCAGAAACCTTTGTCCGCATTGAGAATAATAAAATTTACTCTTACCCGATGAAAGGCACTATTAATGCCAATCTCCCAAATGCAAAACATACTTTGCTAAATTGTAAAAAAGAGATTGCAGAGCATAATACTATTGTGGATTTAATTCGTAATGATTTATCCATTGTGGCAAAAAATATTGAAGTTACAAAATACCGTTACCTTGAAAAATTAAACACTTACAAAGGTGCAATTTATCAAACCAGTTCTGAAATTTGTGGGGAATTATCAACTAATTGGCAAAATGAAATTGGAACAATTCTAGCAAAATTATTACCTGCGGGTTCAGTTAGTGGCGCACCAAAAGAAAAAACGGTTCAGATTATTCAACAGGCAGAAAAACAATCTAGAGGCTATTATACTGGCGTTTTTGGTTATTTTGATGGTGAGTATTTAGACAGTGCCGTCGCCATTCGCTATATAGAAAAACAAGGTACAAAATTAATATTTCGTAGTGGCGGGGGAATTACGTCACAAAGCAATATTGATGATGAATATAATGAAATTTTAGAGAAAATTTATGTGCCAATTTCCTCTCTTTGA